A stretch of the uncultured Campylobacter sp. genome encodes the following:
- a CDS encoding bifunctional aconitate hydratase 2/2-methylisocitrate dehydratase, translated as MDFFTEYEKHVKERETLGVPPLPLNEEQTRKVCELLKLESAHERECLGLLSGRVPPMEPGGEGEAIIAARLDENQKRIKRLVNLLANRVNPGVDDAAKVKAEFLNEIINHGLEISGLDKIAAVNLLRPMLGGYSVIVLLESLKNADEAVAQAACNVLKETIFVHDYFNDVAQLAKSNKFALEVLRSWAEAEWFKARGSLPRRIRAAIFKVAGETNTDDLSPASEAYTRSDIPLHANAMLVKRQPGSLEMIGELKKSGLEVVYAGDVVGTGSSRKSGINSIQWHLGREIEGVPNKKTGGIVIGTAIAPIFFNTAEDSGALPIVADVSALETGDVVDIYPYAGEILRVGRVNLSTEGKFDGVEIYGEAKFENLNENAKPEGEPVARFTLVPNTIFDEIRAGGRIPLIIGRSLCGKARAALNLGAEDIFAKPSQPQTNESEGYTLAQKIVGKACGVPGIRAGQYCEPATLTVGSQDTTGPMTRDEIKELASLGFSADFVLQSFCHTAAYPKPSDLETQRTLPKFMSSRGGVSLRPGDGVIHSWLNRMVLPDSVGTGGDSHTRFPIGVSFPAGSGLVAFAAVSGAMPLNMPDSVLVRFSGQLQKGVTLRDLVNAIPYYAIKRGLLTVEKKGKKNVFAGKILEIEGLEELKVEQAFELSDASAERSAAACAVNLSEQSVCEYVRSNVVLIEAMIEAGYESRASLERRAAKMREWLAAPKLLRADKNARYAEVIEINLDEITEPILACPNDPDDVATLSEILASSSRPHKIDEVFVGSCMTNIGHYRALGEALRGLGTLPARLWIAPPTKMDQALLEKEGYYDIFRAAGARTEVPGCSLCMGNQARVNDGATVFSTSTRNFDNRMGMGARVYLGSAELAAVCAVLGRLPSVFEYMSIVPQKLAGKEAQIYRYLNFNEIENFKI; from the coding sequence ATGGATTTTTTTACCGAATACGAAAAACATGTAAAAGAGCGCGAGACCCTAGGCGTGCCGCCGCTACCGCTAAACGAGGAACAAACGAGGAAGGTTTGCGAGCTTTTAAAGCTCGAAAGCGCGCACGAGAGGGAGTGTTTAGGCTTGCTCTCAGGACGCGTACCGCCGATGGAGCCGGGCGGCGAAGGCGAAGCGATTATCGCCGCAAGGCTAGACGAAAATCAAAAGAGGATAAAGCGGCTCGTAAATTTGCTCGCAAATCGCGTTAATCCGGGCGTAGACGACGCGGCAAAGGTAAAGGCGGAGTTTTTAAACGAGATTATAAATCACGGGCTTGAGATAAGCGGCCTTGACAAAATCGCCGCCGTAAATTTACTGCGGCCGATGCTTGGCGGATACAGCGTCATCGTGCTACTTGAAAGCCTAAAAAACGCCGACGAGGCCGTAGCGCAGGCCGCCTGTAACGTGCTAAAAGAGACGATTTTTGTGCATGATTATTTTAACGACGTAGCGCAGCTTGCTAAAAGCAATAAATTTGCGCTAGAAGTCTTGCGCTCGTGGGCGGAGGCCGAGTGGTTTAAGGCGCGCGGGAGCCTGCCTAGGCGTATCAGAGCGGCAATCTTTAAGGTTGCGGGCGAAACCAACACCGACGATCTAAGTCCGGCTAGCGAGGCATACACGCGCTCGGATATCCCGCTACACGCAAACGCGATGCTAGTTAAGCGTCAGCCTGGTAGCCTAGAAATGATTGGCGAGCTTAAAAAAAGCGGGCTCGAGGTCGTCTACGCAGGCGACGTCGTGGGCACGGGCAGTAGCCGAAAGAGCGGCATAAACTCCATCCAGTGGCACCTCGGGCGCGAGATAGAGGGCGTGCCGAACAAAAAAACGGGCGGCATCGTAATAGGCACGGCGATCGCTCCGATATTTTTTAACACCGCCGAGGATAGCGGCGCGCTGCCGATCGTAGCCGACGTAAGCGCGCTAGAAACGGGCGACGTGGTGGACATCTACCCGTATGCGGGCGAGATATTGCGCGTCGGGCGGGTAAATTTGAGCACCGAGGGTAAATTTGACGGAGTAGAAATTTACGGCGAAGCTAAATTTGAAAATTTAAACGAAAATGCTAAGCCCGAAGGCGAGCCGGTCGCTCGTTTTACGCTTGTGCCAAACACGATATTTGACGAGATCAGGGCGGGCGGGCGCATACCGCTCATCATCGGTCGCTCGCTTTGCGGTAAGGCTAGAGCGGCGCTAAATTTGGGCGCGGAGGATATCTTTGCAAAGCCGTCGCAGCCGCAAACGAACGAGAGCGAGGGCTACACGCTAGCTCAAAAGATCGTGGGCAAGGCCTGCGGCGTGCCGGGTATCAGAGCTGGACAATACTGCGAACCTGCGACGCTAACTGTTGGCTCGCAGGACACCACCGGGCCGATGACGCGCGACGAGATCAAGGAGCTGGCAAGCCTCGGATTTTCGGCAGATTTCGTGTTGCAGAGTTTTTGCCACACGGCGGCCTATCCAAAGCCTAGCGATCTTGAAACGCAAAGGACGCTGCCTAAATTTATGAGCTCGCGCGGCGGAGTGAGCCTAAGGCCCGGCGACGGCGTCATACACTCGTGGCTAAACCGAATGGTCCTGCCCGACAGCGTAGGCACCGGCGGCGACAGCCATACGCGCTTTCCTATAGGCGTGAGCTTCCCCGCAGGTAGCGGGCTGGTGGCGTTTGCGGCCGTATCGGGAGCGATGCCGCTAAATATGCCAGACTCCGTGCTAGTAAGGTTTAGCGGGCAGCTACAAAAGGGCGTGACGCTACGCGATCTGGTAAACGCGATCCCATACTACGCGATCAAGCGCGGACTGCTCACGGTCGAAAAGAAAGGCAAGAAAAACGTATTTGCGGGTAAAATTTTAGAGATCGAAGGGCTGGAGGAGCTAAAAGTCGAGCAAGCCTTTGAGCTAAGCGACGCCTCGGCCGAGCGCTCTGCGGCGGCTTGCGCGGTAAATTTAAGCGAGCAGAGCGTCTGCGAATATGTCCGCTCAAACGTCGTTCTCATCGAGGCGATGATAGAGGCGGGCTACGAAAGTAGGGCGAGCCTGGAGCGCCGCGCGGCAAAAATGCGCGAGTGGCTAGCGGCGCCAAAGTTGCTGCGAGCCGACAAAAACGCGCGCTACGCCGAGGTGATCGAGATAAATTTGGACGAGATAACCGAGCCCATCCTAGCCTGCCCGAACGACCCCGACGACGTCGCGACTCTGAGCGAAATTTTGGCTAGTAGTTCGCGCCCGCACAAGATCGACGAGGTATTTGTGGGTAGCTGTATGACCAATATCGGCCACTACCGCGCGCTTGGCGAGGCCCTGCGTGGGCTTGGGACGTTGCCCGCTCGCCTTTGGATCGCGCCGCCTACCAAGATGGATCAGGCGCTGCTAGAAAAAGAGGGCTACTACGATATATTCCGCGCGGCGGGCGCTCGCACGGAGGTGCCGGGCTGCTCGCTTTGCATGGGTAACCAAGCCCGCGTGAACGACGGCGCGACGGTATTTTCGACCTCGACGCGAAATTTCGATAACCGAATGGGTATGGGCGCGCGCGTCTATCTAGGCAGCGCCGAGCTAGCGGCCGTTTGCGCCGTGCTTGGCAGGCTACCTAGCGTCTTTGAATACATGAGCATCGTACCCCAAAAGCTTGCGGGTAAAGAGGCGCAGATCTACCGCTATCTAAATTTTAACGAGATAGAAAATTTTAAAATTTAG
- the rpsR gene encoding 30S ribosomal protein S18 has protein sequence MAEKRKYSRKYCKFTEAKIDFIDYKDTSLLKYCLSERFKIMPRRLTGTSKKYQEMVEKAIKRARQAALIPYVVDRDNVVTNPFEGL, from the coding sequence ATGGCTGAAAAAAGAAAATATTCACGCAAATACTGCAAATTTACAGAGGCAAAGATAGATTTTATCGACTACAAGGATACTTCGCTTTTGAAGTACTGCTTGTCAGAGAGATTTAAAATCATGCCAAGACGCCTAACCGGCACTTCTAAAAAATACCAAGAGATGGTAGAAAAGGCTATCAAGCGCGCTCGCCAAGCAGCATTGATACCTTACGTAGTCGATCGCGATAACGTGGTGACCAACCCTTTTGAGGGACTATAA
- a CDS encoding single-stranded DNA-binding protein, giving the protein MFNRVVLVGNLTRDIELRYTTAGAAIGNSAIAVTRKFNVNGEKREETCFIDITFFGKQAEIANQYLSKGSKLLVEGRLKFDQWTDNNGQNRSKHTISVENMEMLGGGQQQGGYSQNSNQGYQQGGYQNNGYGGGYQGGQNQQNSYAQNGTQRQNFNKPQQQKQQPKDEYYGDNVREIDIDADKYDDGDETIPF; this is encoded by the coding sequence ATGTTTAATAGAGTCGTTTTAGTAGGAAATTTAACACGAGATATCGAGCTTAGATATACGACTGCGGGCGCAGCCATAGGCAACAGCGCCATCGCCGTGACGAGAAAATTTAACGTAAACGGCGAAAAACGCGAAGAAACGTGCTTTATTGATATAACATTTTTCGGAAAACAAGCGGAAATAGCAAATCAATATCTTTCCAAAGGCTCAAAGCTTCTAGTAGAAGGCCGCTTAAAATTCGACCAGTGGACGGACAATAACGGACAAAATAGAAGCAAGCACACGATCAGCGTGGAAAATATGGAGATGCTAGGCGGAGGACAACAGCAAGGCGGATATAGTCAAAATAGTAATCAAGGCTATCAGCAAGGCGGTTACCAAAATAACGGCTACGGCGGCGGCTATCAAGGCGGACAAAATCAGCAAAATAGCTATGCTCAAAACGGCACGCAAAGGCAAAATTTTAATAAACCGCAGCAACAAAAGCAACAGCCAAAAGACGAATACTACGGCGATAACGTCCGAGAAATAGATATAGATGCCGACAAATACGATGACGGCGACGAAACCATACCATTTTAA